The sequence AGCGGCCAAACAGGGCCGCAAGGAACGACTCGGCCTGTTCCTCATCACCCAGGACCCCCAGGACATCGCAGACGCCGTGTTCAAACAGGTCAACACGCGAGTCGTCCTCAACCTGGGGGACGAGGATGCCATCTCGAGTGTCAACCTGCCACGAGAACTCGAGGAGAAGGTGCCGTACATGGAACGGGGACAGATGGCGGTTTACTCCCCGGACAACTCGGAGCCGGTCGAGGTCATGGGCCTACCGACGTGTCTGACCCGCCACGGCAGGGACTGACCGACGCACCTTTTTGTGTGAGCGCGCCGGACGTCAATCCATGAAGACGATACTCGTTCCCCTCGACGGATCGGAGAAGTCCTGGAACGCATTCGAGTTTGCGGCCGAGGAGTTCCCGACCGCGACCTTTCACCTCCTGCACGTAATCGATCCAGTGGAAGCGGGCTACACGGCGACGGCGACCGTCCCGGGATACACCGAAGAGTGGTACGAACAGGCCAAAGAGAGAGCTGCTGAGGTCTTCGAGAAGGCCGAAGCGAAGGTCGGCGAGGACTCGATCGAGACTGCGACCGAGGTCGGTCGACCCTCCCGAGTCATCGTGGAGTACGCCGAGGAGAACGAGGTCGATCAGATCGTCATGGGCAGTCACGGACGCTCCGGCGTCTCGCGCATCCTCCTCGGCAGCGTCGCCGAGGCCGTCGTGCGTCGGTCGCCGGTCCCGGTTACCATCTGCCGGTAGGGCGGCCCATCACCCGGACTGGGCGTTCCGACGTGCGCGGTCGCGGATCCGTTCCACCTGGTCGACGTACTCGTAGCCCGGGATGATTCCCTCCATCCAGGTCCCCTCCACGAACGAGACGATGGCGATGACGTCCTCACCGGCAGTCCCTGGCGACGGTTCGATCTCGGTGACGACCGTGACGGTCGCGGCCTCGCGCTCAACCGTCGTCACGTCGACGGCGTCCGTCCTGGTGACGCCGTCGGCGTCGACCACGCGACGTTCGAACGTCTCGAACCAGCCGTCCTCGACGACCGGGGCGACGGTCTCGTCCTCGACCGCCGCGTTCAGCGTCGGGAGGTCGTTCTCGATTCGGACGGTGCCGTCGGCAACGAATACACGGGCGTCGAAGGTCGTCTGTGTCGGGACGAACTGCGACCCCGTCTCCTCGAATCGGGGATGGGCGGCCAGCGCCCGCTCGATTCCGTCGGTCATTGGTCGTTCTGAGGAGGTCACCGGGAAAAGGGATTGCGCTGGCGGCGATGCCCGAACCTTCTTTCGGAACGAACAATGGCGAGCAGGCGACTCGGCGGCGCTCCGGGGCGGTGAGTCGCACTCCCGCCGTGTTCGCCCCGGGCCAGGGGTCTGGCGATGACCTGCGTTGGACTCGCCCGCCCATTTGAACCCTCGTCGGGTGAGAATTGGTCAGGGAGACGGGATAGCCCCCTCAATCCATGGAGATGTACGTCTCCGTGTCCTCGACGCCCGCTATCGCCTGGATCTGGTCCGCTGCGATGTCCTTGACGGCCTGCGGACTGTCGACCTCGATCTTCGCGATGAAATCGACGTCTCCCGCGACGATGTGTGCGTCGAGCACTCCGTCGATCGCAAAGATATCGTCCAGTACGCGGTCCGCTTCGCCAGTGTTCGCCTTGATGAGGATGTATGCAGTGACCATCGTCAGTCGCCTCCGGTGTCGGTCGAGCCGACGAGTATCTGTTTGACGTCTTCCAGTGCGTCGAACTCCGCCAGGACCGCGATCCGATCGCCCGCCTCCAGCGTATCGTCGGGAAGGGCCAGGCCGAGGGGTTCGTCCTGCTTCGCGTACGCGAGCGTCTGGCTCCTGGCGGGGAGTTCGAGTTCGCTGATCGTGTACCCGTGCATCGGTGCCTCGCGGGTCACCGTGAACTGCGCGATCTGGAGGTTCTCGGCAAGGTCCGCGATGGCGGTCACGTTCCCGCCCAACAACGCGTTCTTCGCGCCGATGGCGCCGAGACGTTCCGGATAGACGATGGCGTCAACCTCGTCGGCGTACTTGCGGTAGATGTTCTCCCGGTAGTCCTCGTCGATGCGGAGGACCGTCCGGCAGTCGTGGTGGTTACCGACCATACACGCCACGAAGTTGGTGTTCAGGTCGCTGGTGAGTGCACCGAGCGCGTCGGCCGCTTCGATGTCGGCCGCCTCGAGGACGTCCTCGCTGGACCCGTCACCCTCGATGGCGGCGAACCCTTCGGTCTGAGCCCGATCCACCATCTCGGGGTCCCGGTCCACGAGTGTCACGTCGTGTCCCTCGTTTCGGATGATTCGGGCCGTCCGGAGGCCGACCCGACCGGCGCCGATAATTACAACTCGCATACACGTACGTACAGAAGGTAGGTCCATATAGGTTTGCGCCGGACGCGGGCAAGGTTTTTCCTGTCGCCTCCAGAACCAGTCATCATGGTACACGCCGTCATCATGATCCGGACCGATTCGGGAACCGCGGAATCCGTCCGCGACGCGGTGTCGGCGCTCGGTAGCGTCGCCGACGCCCACGTCGTCGCCGGCGACTTCGACGTCATCGCCGAACTCGACGAGACCGAGGTCTACGACGTCCTGGATACCGCGTCCTCGTCGATACAGGACACCGACGGCGTCCAGGAGACGAAGACGTACGTCTCGTTGACCTGATCAGAACTCGACGCGCTGGGGGTCGTGGTCGTCGAGGTACGACCGGAGCCACTCGCGTTGGGCCTCGAGTGGGGCCGTCAGGTCCCCGTAAGCGTTCTCGAAGAGCTCGTCTGGGTCGGGTACCTCGGCGTTCTCCGCTTCCGCGACGGCCTCGTCCAGTTCCGCGTCCGCCGCTGCATGGGCTTGCTCGACGACCGTGTCGTCGACGACATCCTGTTCGCGCAGGTAGGTCTCCGTCCGTTCGAGCGGGTCGGCGGTGCGCCAGTCCGGCAGCGAACGCTCGTGCTCGTCGCGGTATCGCTCCGGGTCGTCTGCCGTGGTGTGCGCCCCCTGGCGGTAGGTGAGGCTCTCGACGAGGATCGGTTTGCCCGCCCGGGCCGTCGCGAGCGCGTCCGAGACGGTCTCGTACACCGCCAGCGGATCGTTACCGTCGACCTGAACCCCCTCGAAGCCGTAGGCAGTCGCCTTCTCGGCGATGGTCGCGCTCGCCGTCTGTCGCTCGCGGGGCAACGAGATGGCCCAGTCGTTGTTCTCACAGAAGAAGACGACCGGGGCGTCGAAGACGCCCGCGAAGTTGAGGCCTTCGTGGAAGTCACCCTCGGAGGTCGCGCCGTCGCCGAAGTACGCCAGTGTCGCGTGGTCGGCCCCGACGTAGTCTCGGGCCATGGCGTACCCGACGGCGTGGGGAATCTGGGTGCCGATGGTGATCTCTTGTGGGAAGTTGTTGACGTCGTGATCGGAGTAGTACTCCGGGCGACCACGCCTGAACAGGAGGATATCGCTCATCGGGACGCCGCGGGTGAGCTGCATCGCGTTCGACCGATAGGTCGGGAAGAGCCAGTCCTCGTCGGCCATGGCTCGCGCGGCCCCCACCTGAGAAGCCTCCTGGCCCCGATACGGCGGAAAGCTGCTCATCCACCCGCGTCGCTGCAGGGCGACCGCCCGCTCGTCGAATCGCCGGGCCCGAACCATGTCCCGATAGAGGGCCCTGGCCTCCTCGGTGTCGACCTCGACGTCGTCCAGGTCGCTCACCCCGATTACGCGGTGCATGCGGGAGCGTCTGGTTCTCGCTACTTACCGGTGGTGTTTGCGGCGGGGATACCCGGAACCCGGGGTTCGGTGCCGATCGGTGATGGCCGGTCACGCGTCCACGTCGGTGTATCTGGCCCGCACGACGACCAGCACGGTCACCGACGGAACCAGAGTGAGTGCCTGGTAGCCGATCAGTACCGCCACGAGTTCCCAGACGGCGACCAACCCGACCGCGCCGGCGACGGCGAGTGAGATGACGAAGACGACGAACGATCGAGCGAGCAGCGCCGGGCCCACCACGGTCAGGACGAGGAGCGCATCGACGAGGTCGACGAGGAGCGCGACCGCCAGCACCCAGCGCGTACCCACTGGCCGGCCCCGGAAACGGCCCGGTACGGGGAGGACCACCTCGAAGTCGTCGGGGAAGAATTCGGGCAGTCGAAAGGGCGGCAGTCGGAAGCCGAATCGCCAGTCGTCGTCAGGCATCCAGGATCCGATCGAGTGCCTCGTCGACCGCCTCGAAGACGGAAGACTGGTCGGCGGTCGCGTCGATGCGGACGAACCGGTCTGGCTCCCGGTCGATGAGCCGTTCGTAGTTCTGGGCGACATGCCCCAGGAACTCCTGGCCCTCCAGTTTGTTCGTCGTACCGGACCGACGGGCACCGGTCGCGGGGTCGACGTCAAGATAGATGGTCGCGTCCGGCGGCCGGGTGAACGGCTGGTGGATGCCCATGATGTACTCGACCGGACGCTCGATACGATCGGCGATGGCTGCACCCTGGTAGGCGTACCGCGAGTCGGAGTACCGATCCGATATCACCACCTCGTCACGCTCCAGGGCGGGCCGGATCGTCTCGGAGAGATGGGCCGCGTGGTCCGCGGTAAAGAGGAACAACTCCGCGAGGGAGTCGGCCTCGTCGGCCCCGATGGATCGGCGAACCGCGTCGCCGTACCACGAGTCGGTCGGTTCTCTCGTGAAGGTGAGCGGGCCCGACCGGGTTTCGCGGAGATGGTTCCACGCCGAGGTCTTGCCACTCCCGTCGATTCCCTCGAGCGTTACGAGCATGGGTCGACCTTGTTCGACCCGCCACTAAGCCCTTCCGAGGGACGTCTCACGCTCGACCCGTTCGACTCACACGCGACACATTTACACGCGTCACCCAGGTACTATCAGTGCATGAACATCATCGTCACTGGTGGCACGGGATTCGTCGGCACTGCACTCTGCCGAGAACTGGTCGAACGCGGCCACGACGTGACCGCGATGGCTCGGTCGCCCGAAGACGACGGTGTCCCACGGGGTGTCGACGGTGTCATCGGTGACGTCACGGACTACGACTCCATCGAGAGCGCCTTCGAGGGGAAGGACGTCGTCGTCAATCTCGTCGCCCTCTCGCCACTCTTCAAGCCGTCGGGCGGCGACGAGATGCACGAGGTCGTCCACGTCGGGGGGACCGAGAACGTGATCCGGGCGGCCGAGGAACACGACCTCGACGCCATCGTCCAGATGAGCGCCCTCGACGCGGATCCAGGTGGCGTCACGTCGTACCTCCGGTCGAAAGGACGCGCAGAGCAACTCGTCAGGGATTCCAGTCTCGAGTGGACTATCTTCCGTCCGTCGGTAATCTTCGGTGAGGGCGGCGAGTTCGTGAAGTTCACCAAGATGCTCACGACTCCCTACGTCACCGCCCTGCCGGGTGGGGGAGTGACCCGTTTCCAGCCGATCTACATCGAGGACCTCGTGGGGATGGTGGCCGACGCCGTCGAAGACGAGCGCCACCGGGGCGAGATTTACGAGATCGGGGGGCCAGAGGTGCTCTCGCTCGCGGACGTGACCGAACTCGTCTACCGGGCCGAGGGTCGGTCGGTTTCGGTACTGTCCATCCCGATGTCGATGGCCAGAGTAGGCCTTTCCTTCGCCGACCCGCTGTCGCCGGTTCCCTTCGGACGGGACCAGTTCAGATCGCTGCGGATCGACAACGTTGCCGATCACAACGACGTCGACGCATTCGGAATCGAGGTGGATTCGTTGACGACGCTCGAGTCGTACCTCGGTATCGGGTGACGCCCGTCGGTCGGTCGGCCCGTATGGGTACTTAAAACCCCCCAGCAATCCCTTTTTTTCGTCCGACCCCTGTCTGACGCGAGACCGCCCGTCGACTGCAAATTCCGGTTCGTCGGCAGATATATCAGGATCACTTCAACAAAAGGCTTATAGCCTAATTGCTTCTTTCCACACGGTAAGGCCAGACTGCAGCATGAAACTCGCAATGATCGGGTTCGGCCAGGCGGGCGGGAAGGTGCTCGATAAGTTCCTCGAGTACGATCAACAGACGGGATCGGGGATCGTTCGAGCGGCCGTCGCCGTCAATACCGCTAAAGCCGACCTCATGGGACTGGAGCACGTGCCGGAGGACAACCGCGTGCTCATCGGACAGTCGAGGGTGAAGGGGCACGGTGTCGGGGCCGACAACGAACTCGGCGCCGAGATCGCAGAAGAGGACGTCGACGAAGTCCAGGGGGCGATCGACAACATACCGGTCCACGAGGTGGACGCATTCCTCCTCATCTCCGCCCTCGGTGGCGGGACGGGGTCCGGTGGGGCACCCGTCCTGGCGAAGCATCTGAAACGAATATACACGGAACCGGTCTATGGACTCGGCGTTCTGCCGGGCAAGGACGAAGGTGGCATCTACACGTTGAACGCCGCCCGCTCGTTCCAGACGTTCGTCCACGAGGTCGACAACCTGCTCGTGTTCGACAACGACGCCTGGCGGAAGTCGGGTGAATCCGTCTCCGGTGGCTACGACGAGATCAACGAGGAGATCGTTACCCGTTTCGGAATCCTGTTCGGCGCGGGCGAGGTCGACGGCACCGGGGACGTCGCCGAGAGCGTCGTCGACTCCTCCGAGATCATCAATACGCTCGCCGGGGGCGGCATCTCGACTGTGGGCTACGCCTCGGAGAGCGTTCAGCAACAGGACTCCGGCGGCCTGCTCTCGCGATTCCGCAGCAACGACGACATGGCGGGCGAGGACTCCGCGAGCACCACCAACCGCATCACGAGCCTCGTCCGGAAGGCCGCACTGGGTCGACTGACCCTTCCCTGCGAGATCGACGGTGCGGAGCGGGCGCTGCTCGTCGTGGCCGGGCCGGCCAGCTATCTGAACCGGAAAGGCATCGAACGCGGTCGGAAGTGGCTCGAAGAGCAGACCGGCAGCATGGAAGTCCGCGGTGGCGACTATCCGGTCCGGGACTCGGGCAAGGTCGCGTCCGTCGTCCTGCTCTCGGGCGTGACGAACGTCCCCCGCATCAAGGAACTCCAGGGCAAGGCCATCGAAGCCCAGGACAACATCGAGGAGATCCGCGCAGAGAGCGACGAAAACCTCCAGGAGCTGGTGGAAGACGACGAAGATGAACTGGAGCCGCTCTTCTAGCACAGCACTCGTCCTGGTCGCCCTCCTCGTCGTCTCGGTCGCACCCGCGGCCGCCGTCTCCGTCAGCGACGAGGCCAGTCCGTCGGCCGTCGAGGTCGGCGAACAGCAGGACGTTACGTACACCGTCTCCGACCTCTACACCGATTACGACCGGTGGCAACTGTCGGGCGAGACGGAGCTGACGGACGTGACCTGGACGGTGACGACCTACGACCAGACGGACGCGAAAATCGAACAACAGCAGTACAACAGTCCCTCGTTCGACCACGAGATCGCGGCCGACGAAGACGTCTCGGCCGTCGAAGTCCGCCTGCAGGGCACCACGCCGAGCTGGTCGGAGTGGCAGTACGATCCGGCCCAGAACCTGACGCTGGCGACGTTCGCCCAGGCCCAGGAGGGCGGGTCGAGTAGCGAGGTCGCGACGTACACCGCCCGGCCCTACACGGCCGACAGCCAGTCGGCGCGGACGGCCATCGACGACGCGAAAGCCGCCATCGACGACGCCGAGAGCGCAGGTGCCAACCCGGACGAAGCCGAATCCCTCCTGAACAACGCCATCTCTGCGTACGAGAACGGCAACTTCGAGAATGCCGGAGATCTGGCCTCGCAGGCGCAGAACAGTGCCAATAGCGCCGCACAATCGGCAAACCGGACCGACCTCCTGCTGATGGCCGGTGGCGTCGTGGTACTGCTCGCGCTCGTGGCTGGGGGCATCTACTGGTACCTCCAGCAACGCGAGACCTACGACCGACTCGGCTGAGACACCCCACCCCTTCCCCATGCGGGTCGTCATCCCGTTCGACGCGAACGAACCCAAGTCGCGACTAGCACCCGTGCTGGACCGCTCGGAGCGACGCGAGTTCGCCGAGGCAATGCTCCAGGATGTGGCCGCGGCAGTGCGCGAAGCTGGTCGAACGCCGGAGGTGCTGACCACCGGACCGATAGCCGTCGACGCCGCGATCACCATCGACGAGCGGGCACTGACACCGCTCGTGAACGACGCCATCGACGCCGGAACGCCACTCGCCGTGGTGATGGCCGACCTCGCGTTAGCTACCCCCTCGACGCTCAGACAGTTGTTCGGCGCCGACGGCGACGTGGTCGTCGCGCCCGGGCGGGCTGCGGGCACGAACGCCCTCGTCGTCCGCGACCCCGCGTTCCGGGTCGACTACCACGGCGCGTCCTTCAGCGACCACCTGCACCAGGCTCGCGAGGTCGGGGCGTCTGTCCGCGAGTTCGATTCGTTTCGACTTTCGACGGACGTCGACGACCCCGCCGATCTGCTGGAAGTGCTCGTCCACGGCGATGGCGCCGCGACGCGGTGGCTTCGGGAGGCGGGGTTCCGCGTCGAGATGGAGGGCGGGGAGCCGCGACCGGTGCGCTGAGCGAGGCCCCGGGGAGCGCGGCCGGACGTGCCGGCGACACAACGCCTTTGCGCAGGCGGTCACTACTCCCGGTGTGATTCCGGGCGCCGCCGAACACGACCTCGACCTATCTATCACCGACGATGCCCTCGAGCGCCTGCTGTCCGTCGACGACGAGGCCGTCGACCCGCCGGCGGAACTGACCTACGCGAAGAACGCCTTCTTCCCGTTGACGACCGCCTGCCGGTACACCTGCACCTACTGCACCTTCTACGACCCGCCTGGCGAGGCCTCGCTCATGGCACCCACCGAGATCCGGGAGACGGCTCGACGGGGGGCCGCGGCTGGCTGTACGGAAGCGTTGTTCACGTTCGGCGACGACCCCGACGACCGATACGACGATATCCACGCCCAGCTAGCGGCGTGGGGCCACGATTCCATCCACGAGTACCTCCGCGAGGCGGCCGCCATCGCCCTGGAGGAGGGACTGCTCCCCCACGCGAATCCCGGCGACCAGACGCCAGCCCAGATGGAGACGGTCGCCGACCTGATGGCGAGCATGGGGGTGATGCTCGAGACGACGGCGTCCGTCGAGGCCCACGCCGGCCCCCGCGGGAAATCGCCGGGCCAGCGGCTCGCCACGATCCGAACGGCCGGTGAGCTATCGATTCCCTTCACGACCGGCATCCTCGTGGGCATCGGCGAGACGGCCCGCGACAGGGCGGAGAGCCTGCTCGCCATCCGCGAACTGCACGAACGCTACGGCCACGTCCAGGAAGTGATCGTCCAGCCGGTTGCCGACAACGAGCGATGGCGCGGAGGCTCCCCGGACCTGGCGACGCTCCGGCGGACGGTCGCCATGGCCCGGACCGCGTTGCCCGACGCGGTCGCCGTACAGGTCCCGCCGAACCTCGCGCCGCTTCGCGACCTCGTCGACGCCGGGGTCGACGACCTGGGCGGCGTCTCACCGGTGACGACCGATCACGTCAATCCGGACTACGCCTGGCCCGAGGTGGACGAACTCCGGGCCGTCGCCGACGCTGCCGGCGTCCCCTTGCGCGAGCGACTGCCCGTCTACGAACGGTTCCTCCCGACGGAAGGCGTCTCGAACGAGTGGGTCCCCGAGCCCATCGGTCGAGCGCTCCGGAGCGATACGCCGGCCGGCCGACGCTACCGCTCGGTGCTCGACGGGCACCCGTTC is a genomic window of Halanaeroarchaeum sp. HSR-CO containing:
- a CDS encoding universal stress protein — protein: MKTILVPLDGSEKSWNAFEFAAEEFPTATFHLLHVIDPVEAGYTATATVPGYTEEWYEQAKERAAEVFEKAEAKVGEDSIETATEVGRPSRVIVEYAEENEVDQIVMGSHGRSGVSRILLGSVAEAVVRRSPVPVTICR
- a CDS encoding DUF5813 family protein — translated: MTDGIERALAAHPRFEETGSQFVPTQTTFDARVFVADGTVRIENDLPTLNAAVEDETVAPVVEDGWFETFERRVVDADGVTRTDAVDVTTVEREAATVTVVTEIEPSPGTAGEDVIAIVSFVEGTWMEGIIPGYEYVDQVERIRDRARRNAQSG
- a CDS encoding Lrp/AsnC family transcriptional regulator, translating into MVTAYILIKANTGEADRVLDDIFAIDGVLDAHIVAGDVDFIAKIEVDSPQAVKDIAADQIQAIAGVEDTETYISMD
- a CDS encoding TrkA family potassium uptake protein; this translates as MRVVIIGAGRVGLRTARIIRNEGHDVTLVDRDPEMVDRAQTEGFAAIEGDGSSEDVLEAADIEAADALGALTSDLNTNFVACMVGNHHDCRTVLRIDEDYRENIYRKYADEVDAIVYPERLGAIGAKNALLGGNVTAIADLAENLQIAQFTVTREAPMHGYTISELELPARSQTLAYAKQDEPLGLALPDDTLEAGDRIAVLAEFDALEDVKQILVGSTDTGGD
- a CDS encoding Lrp/AsnC ligand binding domain-containing protein, whose protein sequence is MVHAVIMIRTDSGTAESVRDAVSALGSVADAHVVAGDFDVIAELDETEVYDVLDTASSSIQDTDGVQETKTYVSLT
- the pdhA gene encoding pyruvate dehydrogenase (acetyl-transferring) E1 component subunit alpha codes for the protein MHRVIGVSDLDDVEVDTEEARALYRDMVRARRFDERAVALQRRGWMSSFPPYRGQEASQVGAARAMADEDWLFPTYRSNAMQLTRGVPMSDILLFRRGRPEYYSDHDVNNFPQEITIGTQIPHAVGYAMARDYVGADHATLAYFGDGATSEGDFHEGLNFAGVFDAPVVFFCENNDWAISLPRERQTASATIAEKATAYGFEGVQVDGNDPLAVYETVSDALATARAGKPILVESLTYRQGAHTTADDPERYRDEHERSLPDWRTADPLERTETYLREQDVVDDTVVEQAHAAADAELDEAVAEAENAEVPDPDELFENAYGDLTAPLEAQREWLRSYLDDHDPQRVEF
- the tmk gene encoding dTMP kinase, whose protein sequence is MLVTLEGIDGSGKTSAWNHLRETRSGPLTFTREPTDSWYGDAVRRSIGADEADSLAELFLFTADHAAHLSETIRPALERDEVVISDRYSDSRYAYQGAAIADRIERPVEYIMGIHQPFTRPPDATIYLDVDPATGARRSGTTNKLEGQEFLGHVAQNYERLIDREPDRFVRIDATADQSSVFEAVDEALDRILDA
- a CDS encoding complex I NDUFA9 subunit family protein, with amino-acid sequence MNIIVTGGTGFVGTALCRELVERGHDVTAMARSPEDDGVPRGVDGVIGDVTDYDSIESAFEGKDVVVNLVALSPLFKPSGGDEMHEVVHVGGTENVIRAAEEHDLDAIVQMSALDADPGGVTSYLRSKGRAEQLVRDSSLEWTIFRPSVIFGEGGEFVKFTKMLTTPYVTALPGGGVTRFQPIYIEDLVGMVADAVEDERHRGEIYEIGGPEVLSLADVTELVYRAEGRSVSVLSIPMSMARVGLSFADPLSPVPFGRDQFRSLRIDNVADHNDVDAFGIEVDSLTTLESYLGIG
- a CDS encoding tubulin/FtsZ family protein, whose amino-acid sequence is MIGFGQAGGKVLDKFLEYDQQTGSGIVRAAVAVNTAKADLMGLEHVPEDNRVLIGQSRVKGHGVGADNELGAEIAEEDVDEVQGAIDNIPVHEVDAFLLISALGGGTGSGGAPVLAKHLKRIYTEPVYGLGVLPGKDEGGIYTLNAARSFQTFVHEVDNLLVFDNDAWRKSGESVSGGYDEINEEIVTRFGILFGAGEVDGTGDVAESVVDSSEIINTLAGGGISTVGYASESVQQQDSGGLLSRFRSNDDMAGEDSASTTNRITSLVRKAALGRLTLPCEIDGAERALLVVAGPASYLNRKGIERGRKWLEEQTGSMEVRGGDYPVRDSGKVASVVLLSGVTNVPRIKELQGKAIEAQDNIEEIRAESDENLQELVEDDEDELEPLF
- the cofC gene encoding 2-phospho-L-lactate guanylyltransferase, translating into MRVVIPFDANEPKSRLAPVLDRSERREFAEAMLQDVAAAVREAGRTPEVLTTGPIAVDAAITIDERALTPLVNDAIDAGTPLAVVMADLALATPSTLRQLFGADGDVVVAPGRAAGTNALVVRDPAFRVDYHGASFSDHLHQAREVGASVREFDSFRLSTDVDDPADLLEVLVHGDGAATRWLREAGFRVEMEGGEPRPVR
- the cofG gene encoding 7,8-didemethyl-8-hydroxy-5-deazariboflavin synthase subunit CofG — its product is MIPGAAEHDLDLSITDDALERLLSVDDEAVDPPAELTYAKNAFFPLTTACRYTCTYCTFYDPPGEASLMAPTEIRETARRGAAAGCTEALFTFGDDPDDRYDDIHAQLAAWGHDSIHEYLREAAAIALEEGLLPHANPGDQTPAQMETVADLMASMGVMLETTASVEAHAGPRGKSPGQRLATIRTAGELSIPFTTGILVGIGETARDRAESLLAIRELHERYGHVQEVIVQPVADNERWRGGSPDLATLRRTVAMARTALPDAVAVQVPPNLAPLRDLVDAGVDDLGGVSPVTTDHVNPDYAWPEVDELRAVADAAGVPLRERLPVYERFLPTEGVSNEWVPEPIGRALRSDTPAGRRYRSVLDGHPFVEDVA